GGATCTCTCTTGAAGTCTGCTGACTTTTAACGCATCACTCCGGCAGACCCCCAAAAACAGCAGAGCACATCCTAAGGGGAAaccaaaaaaattattcaaatgtaATGATTACGTATGAAATAAACTTTATGGGGGAAGGATGGGTAAGGGGGAGTGATTTCGAGCGATGTTCATAATTTGGTTATCTGCGCTTCCGGACGCGAATTAGGGATCATATCAACTCCAACGGCAAAAGCGTGCTGCACTATTTCATACTTTATCTAGCTCGTCCAACGTCACGACTTCCAAGAAGATTCTCCCGGAGGTAGCTCGATTCGAACGGTTGTTGAATCATTTGTGTCATCACGCATTTCATGATAGGGAAGTAAAACGTAGGTTCCGGCCTCAGCTTTTAGGACGTTTGATCATTCCCGTTGTAGTAGTTTTCTCCAACAAGAAATGCAGTAGCTGGTTTTAAAACCGGTGGAAGGAAAAAAACGCATCACAAAAATCCAAAGGATAAAAAAGAAGCCCCAAATAAAACAATCTTCCTCACATAAGTTTAATTCTTCGCAGGGCCTTATGCCGCTTTCTTTCATTCTTCCGGACCGGTAACGGTCGTAGCCTCACATGTCCCGGATGCGTTTCTTTAACTGGGCACAGCTTGTGGAAGAGAAACAGGCGGACTTTTGAGCCGGACACCCCGTGGGGGAAGCTGAAGCGTTCGTTGGACAGCTTCCATTTGCTTTGGAGGGCGTCGAGGGCAGCTTCCATTTGCTTTGGAGGCCGTGTCCTGCTTATCTATCGCATTGTTTTGCTCCCACTTCTATATAAACATTCGCCGAAAGCTTCTTGTCCTTGGAATTCTTGTGCAGCCAAACTTGGTCGGATTATGCAGGCCTCAGCCTTGAGTTTGCTGCTGGTTGTGGCCACGTCGAAATCCATGTTCCGGCAGTGCCCGGAACCGGCCTATACCGGTTTAAACCTCACAACAAATTACTTAAAGAAACCTTCGGTTCAGAAGAAAGTAAAGATTattttcaaactgtcaaaatgacatTTCTCAACGACAAGATTACTTAATGTAAGATGGGAATGGGATATCAAATCAGCGCTAATCAATTAGCTAATTGACTAAAATAAGCGCTAATTAATTAGTGTAAAGATAATTGATTAACTGTGTCTTGCCCCTCGTTCAAAACTTCTTTGCATTTAATAGAATTTTCTATTTGCAGCCTCCCTTTTCGGTTTATTCTCTCGGCCATCGAATCTGAACCACTCAGGAAACTCCGATCCGCCGAACCAAGCCGGCTGCTCAACATCACCCGGTTGTATGAAAACGATGAGCGAGATAGCGATAGCGAGAAGACGGCCACAACGGGAAGAATCCGCCGTTCACCTCCCGGAAGTAGACCAGGAGCTGTTTAAAATCAGTGAGAAGAAAGTTGAGAGGATCGCGTGGGCAAATAACAATGGTTCCGATCATTTTTGGGAAAGCTGGCGGGACTGGCGGGTAAGTTCATGATTATTGTGAAAATATgcgaaattaaatttcaaagaaaatctctACAGTTTCGCAAAACGAACCAGGTGGACACTTGCTTTCGGGTGTGATATTATATTCCCAAAAAGTATCAGTGTGGTGTACAACAAGTTGTTCAAGTTCAtacaaaataggttttttttcattaattctaaaaaacataaaaaaatattaaaaattttaacagttcatgaatttttaaaatatttgaaatttaaaatgttttgaaaactatAGAGCTTACAAAACGGAAAATGCAATAAACTTCAGTGAGttaagaaactttaaaaaatatgaaataaaaaaaatataataaaaaaaaaaaataaatataataaaaaaatataataaaaaaattgttttaatagattttttctttcaattaacaatcaataaatatcaaaaataacaaaaaaacgataaagaataattctagacttttttataagatcctataaacatatcaaccacaaaagtttataggaccttttcaaagaaaactttagaattttagcaATTCTATTTTGGAACAGCAATTTTGCTTTAACCaaatgtgttttaaatatttttcaattgttttttaatttctataatttccataaattttaaaattactcaatccttcaaaattaaaaaaaacctaaaaattctaaaaattcttaaaactgttaaaatttttaaaattctaaaaattcttaaaattctaaaaattttaaaaattctaataattctaaaaattctaaaaattctaaaaattctaaaaattctaaaaattctaaaaattctaaacattctaaaaattctaaaaattctaaaaattctaaaaattctaaaaattctaaaaattctaaaaattctaaaaattctaaaaattttaaaaattcaaaaaattctacaaattctaaaaattctaaaaattcaaaaaattctaaaaattctaaaaattctaaaaattttaaaaattttaaaaattttaaaaattttaaaaattctaaaaattctaaaaattttaaaaattctaaaaaaatctaagaattctaaaaatctaaaaattctaaaaattcttaaaattctaaaaattctaaaaattctaaaaattctaaaaattctaaaaattctaaaaattctaaaaattctaaaaattctaaaaattctaaaaattctaaatattctaaaaattctaaaaattctaaaaattctaaaaattctaaaaattctaaaaattctaaaaattctaaaaattctaaaaattctaaaaattctaaaaaattctaaaaattctaaaaattctaaaaattctaaaaattttaaaaattctaaaaattctaaaaattctaaaaattctaaaaattctaaaaaattctaaaaattctaaaaattctaaaaattctaaaaattctaaaaattctaaaaattctaaaaattctaaaaattctaaaaattctaaaaattcttaaaattctaaaaattctaaaaattctaaaaattctaaaaattcttaaaattctaaaaattcttaaaattctaaaaattctaaaaattctaaaaattctaaaaattctaaaaattctaaaaattctaaaaattctaaaaattctaaaaattctaaaaaattctaaaaatgctaaaaattataaaaattataaaaattataaaaattctaaaaattctaaaaattctaaaaattctaaaaattctaaaaattctaaaaattctaaaaattttaataattctaaaaattctaaaaattctaaaaattctaaaaattctaagaattttaaaaattctaaaaattctaaaaattttaaaaattttaaaaattctaacaattctaacaattctaaaaattctaaaaattctaaaaattctaaaaattctaaaaattctaaaaattctaaaaattctaaaaattctaaaaattctaaaaattctaaaaattctaaaaattctaaaaattctaaaaattctaaaaattctaaaaattctaaaaattctaaaaattctaaaaattctaaaaattctaaaaattctaaaaattctaaaaattctaaaaattctaaaaattttaaaaattccaaaaattctaaaaattctaaaaaatctaaaaattctaaaaattctaaaaattctaaaaattctaaaaattctaaaaattctaaaaaatttaaaaattctaaaaattctaaaaattctaaaaattctaaaaattctaaaaattctaaaaattctaaaaattctaaaaattctaaaaattctaaaaattctaaaaattctaaaaattctaaaaattctaaaaattctaaaaattctaaaaattctaaaaattctaaaaattctaaaaattctaaaaattctaaaaattctaaaaattctaaaaattctaaaaattctaaaaattttaaaaattctaaaaattctaaaaattctaaaaattctaaaaattctaaaaattctaaaaattctaaaaattctaaaaattctaaaaattctaaaaattctaaaaattctaaaaattctaaaaattctaaaaattctaaaaattctaaaaattctaaaaattctaaaaattcttaaaattctaaaaattctaaaaattctacaaaatttaaaaattctaaaaattctaaaaattctaaaaattttaaaaaatcctaaaaattctaaaaattttaaaaattatataaattataaaaattataaaaattataaaaattataaaaattataaaaattataaaaattataaaaattataaaaattataaaaattataaaaattataaaaattataaaaattataaaaattataaaaattataaaaattataaaaattataaaaattataaaaattataaaaattctaaaaattctaaaaattctaaaaattctaaaaattctaaaaattctaaaaattctaaaaattctaaaaattctaaaaattctaaaaattctaaaaattctaaaaattctaaaaattctaaaaattcaaaaaattcataaaattctaaaaattctaaaaattctaaaaattctaaaaattctaaaaattctaaaaattctaaaaattctaaaaattctaaaaattctaaaaattctaaaaattctaaaaattctaaaaattctaaaaattctaaaaattctaaaaattctaaaaattctaaaaattctaaaaattctaaaaattctaaaaattttaaaaattctaaaaattctaaaaattctaaaaattctaaaaattctaaaaattctaaaaattctaaaaattctaaaaattctaaaaattcaaaaaattctaaaaattctacaaattttaaaaattctaaaaattctaaaaactctaaaaattctaaaaattcgaaaaattttaaaaattctaaaaattctaaaaattctaaaaattctaaaactctaaaaattctaaaaattcaaaaaattctaaaaattctaaaaattctaaaaattctaaaaattctaaaaattctgaaaattctaaaaattctaaaaattctaaaaattctaaaaattctaaaaattctaaaaattctaaaaattctaaaaattctaaaaagtctaaaaattctaaaaattctaaaaattctaaaaattctaaaaattctaaaaattctaaaaattctaaaaattctaaaaattctaaaaattctaaaaattctaaaaattctaaaaattctaaaaattctaaaaattctaaaaattctaaaaattctaaaaattctaaaaattctaaaaattctaaaaattctaaaaattctaaaaattctaaaaattctaaaaattctaaaaattctaaaaattctaaaaattctaaaaattctaaaaattctaaaaattctaaaaattctaaaaattctaaaaattctaaaaaattaaaaattctaaaaattctaaaaattttaaaaattctaaaaattctaaaaattctaaaaattctaaaaattctaaaaattctaaaaattctaaaaattctaaaaattctaaaaattctaaaaattctaaaaattctaaaaattctaaaaattctaaaaattctaaaaattctaaaaattctaaaaattctaaaaattctaaaaattctaaaaattctaaaaattctaaaaattctaaaaattctaaaaattctaaaaattctaaaaattctaaaaattctaaaaattctaaaaattctaaaaattctaaaaattctaaaaattctaaaaattctaaaaattctaaaaattctaaaaattctaaaaattctaaaaattctaaaaattctaaaaattctaaaaattctaaaaattctaaaattctaaaaattctaaaaattctaaaaaatgttctaaaaattctaaaaaaatttaaaaattctaaaaattctaaaaattctaaaaattctgaaaaaaaatttttttgaatttttaaatttttgaatttttgaatttttgaattttttgaatttttgaatttttgaatttttgaatttttgaatttttgaatttttgaatttttgaatttttgaatttttgaatttttgaatttttgaatttttgaatttttgaatttttgaatttttgaatttttaaatttttaaatttttgaatttttgaatttttgaatttttgaatttttgaatttttgaatttttgaatttttgaatttttgaatttttgaatttttgaatttttgaatttttgaatttttgaatttttgaatttttaaatttttaaatttttgaatttttgaatttttaaatttttgaatttttgaatttttgaatttttgaatttttgaatttttgaatttttgaattttggaattttggaatttttgaatttttgaatttttgaatttttgaatttttgaatttttgaatttctggatttttattttatttttttctacttttgaactttttaatCTGTATTAGGTATattgaagttttgaaatttattttgttttttaaatgtttttcaagAGTCAAGAGACGAtgattaaaacttaattttgtgttttctttcGCAGTTCCAAGATTTAAGCGTGGGTTCGACAAACACCTtgacaccttttttttttgctagcggAGATTCTGTCATGCCAGCACGGCGTCCAAACTAGGGCTCGTTCCAGGCGGACGGTCTCCTAGCGGAGGCCGCTCCGCTCAAGTCGATCCTCCAGGTGAAAATCGGAAATGGAATCACGATCGTGCGGAATGCTTGGGCACCTTCGTTGCTCTTGTGTGGAGTCACTCGGGATCCGCACCAGGACCTTTCCCGAAGGCGCGTAGAGGAAAAGAGCCAAAATCTCCAGGACGGGGAGAACATCTGGCGTGCCAGCTCGGAACTGAGTCTAAAATAGGACGCGGAAATCAACTTGATCGCCGGCCAAAGCACGAGCCCACCTATATCCGAGTGGCCCCGCCGTCGACGTCA
This is a stretch of genomic DNA from Culex pipiens pallens isolate TS chromosome 1, TS_CPP_V2, whole genome shotgun sequence. It encodes these proteins:
- the LOC120427081 gene encoding uncharacterized protein LOC120427081, encoding MKTFRFSMGIAAATSAAGTYGNAGQRKKTVPGNGHSEGVQKASLFGLFSRPSNLNHSGNSDPPNQAGCSTSPGCMKTMSEIAIARRRPQREESAVHLPEVDQELFKISEKKVERIAWANNNGSDHFWESWRDWRFQDLSVGSTNTLTPFFFASGDSVMPARRPN